One part of the Anaeromyxobacter sp. Fw109-5 genome encodes these proteins:
- a CDS encoding flagellar biosynthetic protein FliO: MIAPRVAAAALARRRILWLAGAALAAASLTLAPGGLGPVAARGALVAAALGAAAVLARRRAAPPGAAAPALAVVSRASLAKDTGVALVELGGRRLLVGFGAAGVQLLSDVPAARPGGSAP, encoded by the coding sequence GTGATCGCGCCGCGCGTCGCCGCGGCCGCCCTGGCGCGCCGGCGGATCCTCTGGCTGGCCGGGGCAGCGCTCGCGGCCGCCTCCCTGACGCTGGCGCCGGGCGGCCTCGGGCCGGTGGCCGCCCGCGGCGCGCTCGTCGCGGCCGCGCTGGGAGCCGCCGCCGTGCTCGCACGCCGCAGGGCGGCTCCACCGGGCGCGGCCGCCCCGGCGCTGGCGGTCGTCTCCCGCGCCTCGCTGGCGAAGGACACCGGCGTCGCGCTCGTCGAGCTCGGCGGGCGTCGGCTCCTCGTCGGCTTCGGCGCCGCCGGGGTCCAGCTCCTCTCCGACGTGCCCGCCGCCCGGCCGGGGGGGAGCGCGCCGTGA
- a CDS encoding secretion protein, producing MRRAIPLLVLATALSGCAEEELLHGLDEAQANEVLVALDEGGLPATKRREEGSDGQWMVAVGAHDAARAHRVLAERELPRARPPGFGEVFGKGSMVPTPTEEHALYLHALAGELSRSVESIDGVVEARVHLGLPQPDPLRPGDVPAPRGAVLVKCRPAACDAVRALEAGIRALVAGAAGGLEPGAISVVIAPGAAAVPSPAAPRRRSPLLLGLAGLAGVGAAAIAGATGLLRLRGRSPR from the coding sequence ATGCGACGCGCGATCCCGCTCCTGGTCCTGGCCACGGCCCTCTCCGGCTGCGCGGAAGAGGAGCTGCTGCACGGCCTCGACGAGGCGCAAGCGAACGAGGTCCTGGTCGCGCTCGACGAGGGCGGCCTCCCCGCGACGAAGCGGCGCGAGGAGGGATCGGACGGACAGTGGATGGTGGCGGTGGGCGCGCACGACGCCGCGCGCGCCCACCGGGTCCTGGCGGAGCGCGAGCTCCCGCGCGCGCGCCCCCCCGGCTTCGGGGAGGTGTTCGGGAAGGGGTCGATGGTGCCGACGCCCACCGAGGAGCACGCGCTCTACCTCCACGCGCTCGCCGGCGAGCTCTCGCGCAGCGTCGAGAGCATCGACGGCGTCGTCGAGGCTCGGGTCCACCTCGGCCTGCCGCAGCCCGATCCGCTGCGCCCGGGCGACGTCCCCGCGCCGCGGGGCGCCGTGCTCGTGAAGTGCCGCCCGGCCGCGTGCGACGCCGTGCGAGCGCTCGAGGCGGGGATCCGGGCGCTCGTCGCTGGGGCCGCCGGCGGGCTCGAGCCGGGCGCCATCTCGGTGGTGATCGCGCCGGGCGCGGCCGCGGTTCCGTCCCCGGCGGCCCCGCGGCGAAGGTCGCCGCTCCTGCTCGGGCTCGCGGGGCTCGCGGGAGTCGGGGCGGCCGCCATCGCGGGCGCCACCGGCCTCCTGCGCCTCCGGGGCAGGAGCCCTCGATGA
- a CDS encoding FliM/FliN family flagellar motor switch protein → MPLPFELPLVSRGHAELTRAARALGAEVASAAAGSLASVVGADVAIVARPVAGRVLPRAGVARLSVDLPALPGTASVEVEPALVVALVDRLAGGKGEALGATSLTSVESAALELFALAALDGACQLAAVEETLSPRLCRATPEPSAALAVELTLTAGELSGRARLLLPAAAVRALRGAPAFDGDAAGIGLVASVRGGAAALRTEELEALAAGDVVVLDGGAGPRALVLPGGARLSGRHEDGTFHVEEIEMTQRMAQLPVVLEVELARVEVTLAELARLEPGGILPLALDRRGLVTLRAGERAVARGELVDVDGAVGVRIIDLEVTP, encoded by the coding sequence ATGCCGCTTCCCTTCGAGCTCCCCCTCGTGTCCCGTGGCCACGCCGAGCTGACCCGCGCCGCCCGCGCGCTCGGGGCGGAGGTCGCCTCCGCCGCCGCCGGGTCGCTCGCCTCGGTCGTCGGGGCGGACGTCGCCATCGTCGCCCGGCCTGTCGCGGGCCGCGTGCTCCCCCGCGCCGGCGTCGCGCGCCTCTCCGTGGACCTGCCCGCGCTGCCAGGCACCGCGAGCGTCGAGGTGGAGCCCGCGCTCGTCGTCGCGCTGGTCGACCGGCTGGCCGGCGGGAAGGGCGAGGCGCTCGGCGCGACCTCCCTCACGAGCGTGGAGTCCGCGGCGCTCGAGCTCTTCGCCCTGGCGGCGCTCGACGGTGCCTGCCAGCTCGCGGCGGTCGAGGAGACGCTCTCGCCGCGCCTCTGCCGCGCCACGCCCGAGCCTTCCGCGGCGCTCGCGGTCGAGCTCACCCTCACCGCCGGTGAGCTGTCGGGGCGGGCGCGGCTCCTCCTGCCCGCGGCGGCGGTGCGGGCGCTGCGCGGCGCGCCGGCCTTCGACGGCGACGCGGCGGGGATCGGGCTCGTCGCGTCGGTCCGGGGCGGCGCCGCGGCCCTCCGGACCGAGGAGCTCGAGGCGCTCGCGGCCGGCGACGTGGTGGTGCTCGACGGCGGCGCCGGGCCGCGTGCGCTCGTGCTCCCAGGGGGCGCGCGCCTGTCGGGCCGGCACGAGGACGGAACCTTTCACGTGGAGGAGATCGAGATGACCCAGCGGATGGCGCAGCTTCCGGTCGTGCTCGAGGTCGAGCTCGCCCGGGTGGAGGTGACCCTCGCCGAGCTCGCCCGGCTGGAGCCGGGCGGGATCCTGCCCCTCGCCCTGGACCGCCGCGGGCTGGTCACGCTGCGCGCGGGCGAGCGCGCGGTGGCGCGCGGGGAGCTCGTGGACGTGGACGGCGCGGTCGGCGTCCGCATCATCGACCTCGAGGTGACGCCGTGA